A single Saccharolobus shibatae B12 DNA region contains:
- a CDS encoding Lrp/AsnC family transcriptional regulator — protein sequence MDEIDRKILFYLLKDGRISQNKLAKLLNISSPSINARFRRLLEEGILRDFKLFVNPNIYGKYFMYVAFPNLRDMEDDRIFVKFRCLENFNVYGIEAENLSELDRVIEGFSLTLGSPIMKYAPSQNLIIIKKNIAKILSILSENPRAEIREIALKTGYKAEKIRRILLKLKEIVRIVPEVDLIKADSLLLGIFTKKLEEIKRFTVHCSVITIDNEEGEGVEICFTGGIKESKNIVDLVRRIDPYAQVMLVYDYTIRGIKAFSNY from the coding sequence ATGGATGAGATTGATAGGAAGATACTCTTCTATTTGCTTAAAGATGGTAGAATTTCACAAAATAAGCTAGCCAAGCTCCTTAATATTTCCTCACCTAGTATTAATGCTAGGTTCAGAAGATTGCTTGAAGAAGGAATATTAAGAGATTTCAAATTATTTGTGAATCCTAATATTTATGGAAAATACTTTATGTATGTTGCATTTCCGAATTTGAGAGATATGGAAGACGATAGGATATTCGTCAAATTTAGATGTCTAGAAAACTTTAACGTTTATGGAATAGAGGCTGAGAATCTATCTGAATTAGATAGAGTAATTGAAGGTTTTTCCCTGACGTTAGGAAGTCCCATAATGAAATATGCCCCTAGTCAAAATCTCATTATTATAAAGAAAAATATAGCTAAAATTTTGTCTATTCTCTCAGAAAATCCAAGGGCAGAAATTAGGGAAATTGCGCTAAAAACTGGTTATAAAGCAGAAAAAATAAGAAGAATATTATTGAAATTAAAGGAGATCGTTAGAATAGTCCCCGAGGTTGATCTGATAAAAGCTGATTCGTTACTTTTAGGTATATTTACCAAGAAACTTGAGGAAATCAAGCGTTTTACTGTTCACTGTTCAGTAATCACCATAGATAATGAAGAGGGTGAAGGTGTTGAAATATGCTTTACTGGCGGTATTAAAGAGTCTAAAAACATAGTTGATCTGGTTAGGAGAATCGACCCATATGCTCAGGTTATGTTAGTTTACGACTACACAATTAGGGGTATAAAAGCTTTTTCTAACTATTGA
- a CDS encoding secondary thiamine-phosphate synthase enzyme YjbQ translates to MKVYLEDIYVSTTRQFELVDITDQVEEIVKKSGIKNGICLIFVAHSTASIVANEHEKGLMEDILTKIKEFTEPSRSWKHNLIDDNAHAHLGATFLGAERVFPVRDGKLVRGTWQNIFLAELDGPRSERHVTVEVLGE, encoded by the coding sequence ATGAAAGTGTATTTAGAAGATATATACGTCTCGACAACAAGACAGTTTGAATTAGTCGACATTACTGACCAGGTTGAGGAAATTGTAAAGAAGAGTGGTATAAAAAATGGGATTTGCCTAATTTTTGTAGCACATTCAACTGCATCTATAGTTGCTAATGAACATGAGAAAGGACTGATGGAAGATATTTTAACAAAAATAAAGGAGTTCACTGAACCCTCGCGAAGTTGGAAACATAACTTAATTGATGATAATGCTCATGCACATTTAGGGGCAACCTTCCTAGGTGCAGAAAGAGTATTCCCAGTTAGGGATGGTAAATTAGTTAGGGGGACATGGCAAAATATATTTCTAGCGGAATTAGATGGGCCCAGAAGTGAGAGACATGTCACAGTTGAGGTTTTAGGAGAGTAA
- a CDS encoding metallophosphoesterase family protein, which yields MREISIEWDGKILVLSDIHYPYCNMDEINKIMLSERPSLTVLLGDIIVSKSEDYRNFINSLKIRKNIIYVKGDEDKFRGDFDLVKIKNNGKRFILLHGHQYFNENNEYSLAKILKKIDDDIPPLLFCIFFRVALRNFKDTIILGHSHALRFFKMINCVNAGTLSNVINLYNDRGYVILENGNVKLIQSKI from the coding sequence TTGAGAGAAATTTCCATTGAATGGGACGGTAAGATTTTGGTACTATCTGACATTCATTACCCGTATTGTAATATGGATGAGATAAATAAAATAATGCTATCTGAGAGACCCTCACTAACAGTTCTTTTAGGGGATATAATTGTCTCTAAAAGTGAGGATTATAGAAACTTTATTAACAGCCTGAAAATTAGAAAGAATATAATCTACGTTAAAGGTGACGAGGACAAGTTTAGAGGAGATTTTGATTTAGTTAAGATTAAAAATAATGGTAAACGTTTCATTCTCCTCCATGGCCATCAATACTTTAATGAAAATAATGAATATAGTCTAGCTAAAATTTTAAAGAAAATTGACGACGATATTCCACCTTTACTCTTCTGTATATTTTTTAGAGTCGCACTTAGAAATTTCAAAGACACGATAATATTAGGTCACTCTCACGCATTAAGGTTTTTTAAGATGATTAATTGCGTAAATGCAGGTACTTTGTCTAATGTAATCAATTTATACAATGATAGGGGTTACGTTATATTAGAGAATGGTAACGTTAAATTGATCCAGAGTAAAATTTAA
- a CDS encoding SRPBCC family protein, which translates to MEQAYDFEVEAPPEVVRDYLMNPENLMKYVPHFKDLKRVDNGWELYVNWLFTIKLKVKRVFTNTDIIYLVEKSEGLIKIKSSLRFTVFPSKGGIIIVRLVFFYEGPFESIVKGQANVFYKRGKEVFKTEMTKEKRIVIQERQNGEDGEVPIYKMKTIFSGKINKDELEKYLEMAMAKSVNSTVVVILSDERNIVEIKFKGGDLVSQKGEVESLSSPITILIKQ; encoded by the coding sequence ATGGAACAAGCTTATGACTTTGAGGTAGAAGCTCCTCCAGAAGTGGTTAGAGATTACCTCATGAATCCTGAAAACTTAATGAAATATGTGCCTCACTTTAAGGATTTAAAACGAGTCGACAATGGCTGGGAATTATATGTAAACTGGTTATTTACAATAAAATTAAAAGTTAAGAGAGTTTTCACTAATACCGATATCATCTATTTAGTAGAAAAAAGTGAAGGTTTAATAAAGATAAAATCCAGTTTACGATTTACAGTTTTTCCCTCAAAAGGAGGAATTATTATAGTAAGATTAGTGTTCTTTTACGAGGGACCATTTGAAAGCATAGTTAAGGGACAGGCTAATGTGTTCTATAAAAGAGGAAAGGAGGTATTTAAGACTGAAATGACAAAGGAAAAAAGAATAGTAATTCAAGAAAGACAGAATGGCGAAGATGGAGAAGTACCAATTTACAAAATGAAAACAATATTTTCGGGCAAAATAAACAAGGATGAGTTAGAAAAGTATCTGGAAATGGCAATGGCTAAAAGCGTTAATTCGACGGTAGTCGTAATTTTATCTGATGAGAGAAATATTGTAGAGATAAAATTTAAGGGGGGAGATCTAGTGTCACAGAAAGGAGAAGTAGAGAGTCTGTCATCTCCAATAACAATATTAATTAAGCAATAA
- a CDS encoding DUF973 family protein, protein MSTGSIDVQALRQLKDSALWFTVIIFLSTIFISVDGFMPLLIVSTILLFIVGLSKLRHAFETFEIAGKNVGYGFAGLEIILVGFIIEVIGSILPIVRLVLVGRVISVFGGILVFIASLLIGIALYNLGKFYNSELLKVGGIIEIIPVISFIGWILVYVSVDEIVRRLTGGFITYPQRQFGGYGESLSTLQNQSFVEVYQIGIGEMKANGEVKFTLYSSTNIKIVSASLEGTNYTSNSIVPESLNPGNNNVTVIFPPLSGMIPNNNYNLILTLSNGQSVKIIVTYKN, encoded by the coding sequence ATGAGTACGGGAAGTATAGATGTACAAGCCCTTCGACAGTTAAAGGATTCTGCCCTTTGGTTTACAGTGATAATTTTTCTATCGACTATATTTATTTCGGTTGATGGATTTATGCCTCTTCTAATCGTTTCAACGATCTTACTTTTTATAGTTGGCTTATCGAAATTAAGACATGCATTTGAAACCTTTGAGATAGCAGGGAAGAATGTGGGTTACGGATTCGCCGGATTGGAAATAATTCTCGTAGGATTTATAATCGAGGTTATCGGCTCTATACTTCCGATAGTACGGCTTGTTCTTGTGGGTAGAGTGATTTCCGTATTTGGAGGAATATTGGTGTTTATCGCTTCTTTATTAATAGGTATAGCCTTATATAATTTAGGCAAGTTTTACAATAGTGAACTGTTAAAGGTTGGAGGTATTATTGAGATAATTCCGGTAATATCTTTTATAGGTTGGATATTGGTTTACGTCAGTGTAGATGAGATAGTTAGAAGACTTACTGGAGGATTTATCACATATCCTCAAAGACAATTTGGAGGATATGGCGAATCTCTTTCAACCCTTCAAAATCAGTCTTTTGTTGAGGTTTATCAGATAGGAATAGGAGAGATGAAAGCTAATGGAGAAGTCAAATTTACATTATATAGTTCAACTAATATTAAGATAGTTAGCGCTTCCCTTGAGGGAACAAACTATACTTCAAATTCGATAGTTCCAGAATCTTTAAACCCTGGTAATAATAATGTAACAGTGATCTTTCCTCCACTAAGTGGAATGATTCCTAATAATAATTACAATTTAATCCTAACATTGTCTAACGGGCAGAGTGTGAAAATCATAGTAACATATAAAAATTGA
- a CDS encoding MMPL family transporter codes for MTWNSVIKRSRLIIIIWIVVLFLMVIPALNYNKFITYNQHNPALQNSESYVADKILSPINNDTLILIVKQNPYNTSTSMVLQFQQEIEKLPYVSKVESPFSDYINFLSDIMHNNSLATLYVEKNGLKSIPAFIKDRYISNDNSTFLIFIVFNVSSNYYLPNGEIVSQYDYPQIKKIASNYFNNSFYITGNGGVLYDTQRLTSQSGFAFGLIFIVLAIAVGITLYSYRASLLTIIFVSISTLIGYLGIVIAGLLIGSVDYIVNYTLTAVLIGITTDYLVFILSRYKSEISASKSNEEAILETGRRAGKTVLISGFTVGFSLLTFSLIPGFLSWGIVLVISVLIAVTFIVTFLPSLISLLGTKIFGNVKTKENKPFEKSFFYKTAKSSVEHKFLIVGIILIFAIPSILFFINLPTTYNIQAGLSNSLPSIQGLNYLENKFGSNFIFPIFVITNNTSELKNISNYLLTIKGITDGFGPFLQGNSIVNNNISDFKIGNYYYYVLYSNYSPYSDSAINLVRHLRENSDIIVGGLTSSIIDQQRINGVYYPLLEILITIVAALVIGISFKSIKYILISISGVIISISWSTVLLYLISTTLLHQQLIYLIPVILFVILMSLGSDYSVFIISTVEEESSKDLREAIPKAFSKTGKIVTSLGIILAISLGVLALIPVGFLEQLGIAFIIAIVLDTFVIRNFYFPAMIAILKNLKKNQ; via the coding sequence ATGACTTGGAATAGTGTAATCAAAAGAAGTAGACTGATAATAATAATCTGGATAGTAGTCCTTTTCTTGATGGTAATCCCAGCATTGAATTATAATAAATTTATAACTTATAATCAACATAATCCAGCTCTACAAAACAGTGAAAGTTATGTTGCAGATAAAATATTATCACCCATAAATAACGATACTTTAATTTTAATAGTTAAACAAAACCCCTACAATACATCAACTAGCATGGTTTTACAGTTTCAGCAAGAGATTGAAAAACTACCTTATGTATCGAAGGTGGAATCTCCCTTCTCGGATTACATAAATTTCCTATCGGATATTATGCATAATAATTCCCTAGCGACCCTATATGTTGAAAAGAATGGTTTAAAAAGTATTCCAGCCTTCATTAAAGATAGATATATAAGTAACGATAATTCTACTTTTCTTATATTTATTGTATTTAACGTATCCAGTAATTATTACCTGCCTAATGGAGAAATAGTCTCTCAATACGATTATCCACAAATAAAGAAAATAGCATCTAACTACTTCAATAATTCCTTTTATATAACTGGAAATGGTGGAGTATTATATGATACTCAACGTTTAACATCACAAAGTGGATTCGCCTTTGGTTTGATTTTCATAGTGTTAGCAATAGCTGTGGGAATAACCTTGTATAGTTATAGGGCTTCGTTGTTAACGATAATTTTTGTTTCCATATCTACATTAATAGGATATTTGGGAATAGTAATAGCAGGGTTATTAATAGGTTCCGTAGATTATATAGTGAATTATACCCTTACTGCCGTACTGATAGGAATCACCACGGATTATTTAGTGTTTATATTAAGTAGATATAAGAGTGAGATTTCAGCAAGCAAATCGAATGAAGAAGCTATTTTAGAAACTGGTAGGAGAGCTGGAAAAACGGTATTAATTAGTGGATTCACTGTAGGATTTAGTTTGTTAACTTTCTCATTGATTCCAGGCTTCCTATCTTGGGGTATAGTGCTAGTAATTTCAGTCTTAATTGCTGTAACGTTTATAGTAACATTTCTTCCTTCATTAATCTCTTTATTAGGAACGAAAATTTTTGGTAATGTGAAAACTAAGGAAAATAAACCATTTGAGAAATCTTTTTTCTATAAAACAGCTAAATCTTCAGTTGAACATAAGTTTCTGATTGTAGGAATTATTCTAATCTTTGCTATCCCCTCCATTTTGTTTTTCATAAATCTACCTACTACGTATAACATTCAAGCAGGTTTATCCAATAGTCTACCAAGTATTCAAGGGTTAAATTATCTTGAGAATAAATTCGGTTCTAATTTCATTTTTCCAATATTTGTAATTACCAATAATACTAGCGAGCTAAAGAACATATCTAACTACCTTCTGACCATAAAGGGAATAACTGACGGATTCGGCCCATTCTTGCAAGGAAACTCAATTGTCAATAATAATATTTCCGATTTTAAAATTGGCAATTATTATTATTATGTACTCTATTCGAATTACTCTCCTTACTCTGATAGTGCCATAAATCTAGTTAGACACTTAAGGGAGAATAGTGATATAATAGTGGGAGGGTTAACATCTAGTATAATAGATCAGCAGAGAATAAATGGAGTGTATTATCCTCTTCTAGAAATTCTTATAACCATTGTTGCAGCTTTAGTTATAGGGATTTCATTTAAATCTATAAAATACATATTAATTTCAATTTCCGGTGTTATAATAAGCATTAGCTGGTCTACCGTATTGCTTTATCTTATTTCAACAACACTACTACATCAACAGTTAATATATCTAATTCCTGTCATATTATTTGTCATATTAATGTCATTAGGAAGTGATTATAGTGTATTCATTATTTCTACTGTCGAAGAGGAATCTTCTAAGGATCTTAGGGAGGCAATACCTAAGGCATTTTCTAAGACCGGTAAGATTGTAACTTCATTAGGAATAATTTTAGCAATATCTCTAGGAGTTTTGGCATTAATACCAGTAGGGTTTTTGGAGCAATTGGGAATAGCTTTTATAATAGCTATAGTGCTGGATACCTTCGTAATCAGAAATTTCTATTTTCCTGCTATGATAGCGATATTGAAGAATCTTAAAAAGAATCAATAA